The following coding sequences are from one Paenibacillus sp. FSL R5-0912 window:
- the narI gene encoding respiratory nitrate reductase subunit gamma: MNMAGQFLWVIFPYMCLVVFIGGHIFRYRKDQFNWTAKSSEFIEKKQLKFGSILFHLGIMPVILGHIGGLAVPKSWLEAVGVSDHLYHIGAVYIGGIFGAATLLGMLILTSRRFTLKNVRRLSSASDLIVNSLLLFIVFMGMYSTIVTNAVQPEFDYRDTISVWFRGLFMFRPDPSLMADVPFSFKLHILSGFAIFAFWPFTRLVHVWSVPLNYVGRSYILYRRNKSN, from the coding sequence ATGAATATGGCAGGTCAGTTTTTATGGGTCATTTTCCCCTATATGTGTCTGGTGGTCTTTATCGGCGGGCATATCTTCCGTTACCGTAAGGACCAATTCAACTGGACAGCCAAATCGAGTGAATTTATTGAAAAGAAACAGCTGAAATTCGGCAGCATTCTGTTCCATCTGGGTATTATGCCGGTTATTCTAGGTCATATCGGCGGGCTCGCTGTCCCGAAATCATGGCTGGAGGCCGTCGGCGTGAGTGATCATCTCTACCACATCGGCGCGGTATATATCGGGGGAATCTTCGGCGCAGCTACCCTGCTCGGGATGCTGATACTGACCTCGCGGCGCTTTACGCTGAAGAATGTCCGCCGGCTCAGCAGCGCATCGGACCTGATTGTCAACTCCCTCCTCCTGTTCATCGTGTTCATGGGGATGTACTCCACGATTGTAACGAATGCCGTACAGCCTGAGTTTGATTACCGTGATACGATTTCTGTCTGGTTCCGCGGTTTATTCATGTTCCGTCCGGACCCGTCGCTGATGGCTGATGTGCCGTTTTCCTTCAAGCTTCACATTCTGTCAGGGTTTGCGATCTTTGCCTTTTGGCCGTTCACCCGGCTCGTCCATGTATGGAGTGTTCCGTTGAATTATGTAGGCAGAAGTTATATCCTATACAGAAGAAATAAATCGAATTAA
- a CDS encoding GAF domain-containing protein has product MNNKVDYQIELDRMRTALGYDFMSLAFAEPAEYDYVIRWKYASGHTNDRYKRIILQSGRGIAGIVFKTGKPFLIPSVQTDVQPDTLFNYPITKMENLSSIGAVPVWNDARVAGVLLGGFRGERQVTPDMLGDLDRAARRGIGDLNGKELLLS; this is encoded by the coding sequence ATGAACAATAAGGTGGATTACCAAATTGAGCTTGACCGGATGCGCACAGCTTTGGGATATGACTTTATGTCGCTGGCCTTTGCCGAACCGGCGGAATATGACTATGTCATCCGGTGGAAATACGCCTCAGGCCATACAAATGACCGTTACAAACGAATTATACTTCAATCCGGCAGGGGGATTGCAGGCATCGTGTTCAAGACAGGCAAACCGTTCTTAATCCCGTCCGTGCAGACAGATGTGCAGCCGGACACCTTGTTTAACTATCCCATTACCAAGATGGAGAATCTGAGCAGCATCGGGGCTGTGCCGGTGTGGAATGATGCCCGTGTCGCAGGCGTGCTTCTTGGCGGTTTCAGGGGCGAACGGCAGGTAACCCCTGACATGCTGGGGGACCTGGACAGGGCAGCGCGTAGGGGGATTGGAGACTTGAACGGAAAGGAATTGTTGCTAAGTTGA
- a CDS encoding RrF2 family transcriptional regulator, producing the protein MRLTLYTDYSLRILMYLGAKQREELTTIQDISSAYGISKNHLMKVSHELGKAGYIETVRGRGGGIRLALAPEKINIGEVVRRMEDDFYLVECFHPSGGSCPISPVCGLKGVLGRALQAYLQVLGEYTLEDLLMNRDDLRAILQESSSRATPRTEDVPHPGYEPRSLPAVRGTGEPPQE; encoded by the coding sequence ATGAGGCTGACGTTATATACCGACTATTCCTTGCGAATCCTCATGTATCTCGGAGCGAAGCAGCGGGAAGAGCTGACAACTATACAGGATATCTCCAGCGCATATGGCATCTCCAAGAATCATCTGATGAAGGTCTCGCATGAACTCGGTAAGGCGGGCTATATTGAAACGGTCAGAGGGCGCGGGGGAGGGATTAGGCTTGCGCTTGCGCCGGAGAAGATCAATATCGGGGAGGTCGTGCGCCGGATGGAGGATGATTTCTATCTCGTCGAATGCTTCCATCCTTCAGGCGGCAGTTGTCCGATCTCCCCGGTGTGCGGACTCAAAGGCGTGCTGGGCAGAGCCCTGCAAGCTTATCTGCAGGTACTGGGCGAGTATACGCTTGAGGACCTGTTGATGAATAGAGATGATCTGCGTGCCATTCTGCAGGAGAGCAGCAGCCGTGCTACTCCCCGAACAGAAGACGTTCCTCATCCCGGCTATGAACCGCGTTCACTACCAGCAGTGCGTGGAACTGGTGAACCACCTCAGGAGTGA
- a CDS encoding response regulator transcription factor: MKIVIADDHAIVRSGFSMILNFQNDIEVIGAAADGREAYTMVAKFRPDILIMDLSMPPGESGLTATGKIKEDYPDTKILILTMHDDDEYLFHVLKNGASGYVLKSAPDEELLLAIRTIYEGGTYIHPKMATSLVREFIKQDKTGGTEDLFELLSKRELEILPLIAKGYGNKEIAEKLFISVKTVEAHKAKIMEKLNLKSRPELVEYALRKKMLDF, encoded by the coding sequence ATGAAGATCGTCATTGCAGACGACCATGCGATCGTACGCAGCGGATTCTCCATGATTCTCAATTTTCAGAATGACATTGAAGTGATCGGGGCGGCGGCAGACGGCAGGGAAGCTTACACCATGGTAGCCAAATTCCGGCCGGACATTCTGATTATGGATTTAAGCATGCCTCCGGGAGAGAGCGGGCTGACCGCTACCGGCAAGATTAAAGAGGACTACCCCGATACCAAAATCCTGATTCTGACGATGCATGACGATGATGAATACCTCTTCCATGTGCTGAAGAACGGGGCCTCCGGTTATGTGCTCAAGAGTGCGCCGGACGAGGAGCTGCTGCTGGCCATCCGGACCATTTATGAAGGCGGGACCTATATTCATCCCAAGATGGCAACCTCGCTGGTCCGTGAGTTCATCAAGCAGGACAAAACCGGCGGTACAGAGGATCTGTTCGAGCTGTTATCCAAGCGGGAGCTGGAGATCCTGCCGCTCATTGCCAAAGGATACGGGAACAAGGAAATTGCCGAGAAGCTGTTCATTTCGGTGAAAACTGTGGAAGCCCACAAAGCGAAAATTATGGAGAAATTAAACCTTAAAAGCCGGCCGGAGCTGGTCGAGTATGCTTTGAGGAAAAAAATGCTGGATTTCTGA
- the narJ gene encoding nitrate reductase molybdenum cofactor assembly chaperone, which translates to MIDLIKLHDYKESFGYFALQLMYPEKLDFHPAFLEEAFDSTHPGYAHVHAYWKQMQSFSLDEIQESYAATFDFQKDCALYMTYFKFEDAKERGQMLAKLKLLYEMFGLVMPESELPDYLPLMCEFIYAAQWLEVPGAPENFRMLMAILEDGTYHLLKALERNESPYYHLVKGLRETFKACVEQEALSQ; encoded by the coding sequence GTGATTGATCTGATCAAACTGCATGATTACAAGGAATCCTTCGGTTATTTCGCCCTGCAGCTGATGTATCCGGAGAAGCTGGACTTTCATCCGGCTTTTCTGGAAGAGGCGTTTGACAGCACTCATCCGGGTTATGCCCACGTGCATGCCTATTGGAAGCAAATGCAGAGCTTCAGCCTGGATGAGATCCAGGAGAGCTATGCGGCCACCTTTGATTTTCAGAAGGACTGCGCGCTGTATATGACCTATTTCAAATTCGAGGACGCCAAGGAACGGGGGCAGATGCTCGCCAAGCTGAAGCTTCTGTATGAAATGTTCGGCCTTGTCATGCCGGAGAGTGAGCTGCCTGATTATTTACCGCTGATGTGTGAATTTATATATGCCGCCCAGTGGCTGGAGGTTCCGGGAGCGCCGGAGAATTTCCGGATGCTGATGGCGATTCTTGAGGATGGCACCTACCATTTGCTCAAGGCGCTGGAGCGGAATGAAAGTCCCTATTACCACCTGGTTAAGGGATTGCGCGAAACCTTCAAAGCTTGTGTTGAACAGGAGGCCCTGAGTCAATGA
- the narH gene encoding nitrate reductase subunit beta, giving the protein MKIKAQVAMVMNLDKCIGCHTCSVTCKTTWTNRKGAEYMWFNNVETKPGIGYPKRWEDQELYKGGWQLRKGKLELKSGNKLSKIALGKIFYNPDMPEMKDYYEPWTYNYEHLTNAGEQKHSPVARAHSAVTGEKMDLEWGPNWEDDLAGAHVTGPLDPNIQKIEEEIKFNFEKSFMIYLPRLCEHCLNPSCVASCPSGAMYKRDEDGIVLVDQEACRGWRYCMTGCPYKKVYFNWQTNKAEKCTFCFPRVEAGLPTVCSETCTGRIRYLGVLLYDADKVLEAASTPDEKDLYKAQCDLFLNPHDPEIMAQARKDGISEDWLEAAQNSPVYKLAIEHKLAFPLHPEYRTLPMVWYVPPLSPIMNYFEGKDSLKNPDMIFPAIEEMRTPIQYLANMLTAGDTETVKEALQRMAMMRSYMRAQSTGREFDLTRLDRVGMTAQQTEEMYRLLAIAKYEDRFVIPTSHKEQHMNPYRAQGSAGYGSGMGDMGSGSGCDGCGPASPSGDTMKTGKEMYEENFYGGIWRD; this is encoded by the coding sequence TTGAAAATTAAAGCGCAAGTCGCAATGGTAATGAATCTGGATAAATGCATCGGCTGCCACACCTGCAGCGTGACCTGCAAGACGACCTGGACGAACCGCAAGGGTGCGGAATATATGTGGTTCAATAACGTGGAAACGAAGCCCGGTATCGGTTATCCGAAACGCTGGGAGGACCAGGAGCTCTACAAGGGCGGCTGGCAGCTGCGCAAGGGGAAGCTGGAGCTGAAATCCGGCAATAAGCTGTCGAAGATCGCACTCGGCAAAATCTTCTACAACCCCGACATGCCGGAGATGAAGGATTATTATGAGCCGTGGACGTACAACTACGAGCATCTGACGAATGCTGGAGAACAAAAGCATTCCCCGGTGGCGCGGGCCCATTCCGCTGTAACCGGTGAGAAGATGGATCTGGAATGGGGACCGAACTGGGAGGATGATCTGGCGGGAGCCCATGTAACCGGCCCGCTGGACCCGAATATCCAGAAGATCGAAGAAGAAATCAAGTTCAACTTCGAGAAATCGTTCATGATCTATCTGCCGCGCCTCTGTGAGCACTGCCTGAATCCAAGCTGTGTCGCCTCCTGTCCTTCCGGTGCGATGTACAAGCGGGATGAGGACGGCATTGTCCTCGTGGATCAGGAAGCCTGCCGCGGCTGGAGATACTGCATGACCGGCTGTCCGTACAAAAAAGTATATTTCAACTGGCAGACCAACAAAGCAGAGAAGTGCACCTTCTGCTTCCCGCGCGTGGAAGCCGGGCTGCCTACAGTATGCTCCGAGACCTGTACAGGCCGGATCCGCTATCTCGGGGTGCTGCTGTATGACGCCGACAAGGTTCTTGAGGCGGCATCCACGCCGGACGAGAAGGATTTATACAAGGCGCAATGTGATCTGTTCTTGAACCCGCATGATCCGGAGATTATGGCGCAGGCGAGAAAAGACGGCATCTCCGAGGACTGGCTGGAAGCCGCCCAGAACTCGCCGGTCTATAAGCTGGCGATTGAGCACAAGCTGGCCTTCCCGCTTCACCCGGAATACCGCACACTGCCTATGGTGTGGTATGTACCGCCGCTTAGCCCGATTATGAATTATTTCGAAGGCAAGGATTCGCTGAAGAATCCCGATATGATCTTCCCGGCCATCGAAGAGATGCGCACGCCGATCCAGTATCTGGCGAACATGCTGACGGCCGGCGACACGGAGACGGTCAAAGAAGCCCTGCAGCGGATGGCGATGATGCGCTCCTATATGCGCGCCCAGTCCACCGGCCGGGAATTCGATCTTACCCGTCTGGACCGTGTCGGCATGACCGCACAGCAGACAGAGGAAATGTACCGGCTGCTTGCGATTGCTAAATATGAGGACCGGTTCGTCATCCCGACCTCCCACAAGGAGCAGCACATGAATCCTTACCGTGCCCAGGGTTCGGCCGGTTACGGCAGCGGGATGGGGGACATGGGCTCCGGCTCCGGCTGTGACGGCTGCGGACCGGCCAGCCCTTCCGGCGACACCATGAAGACCGGCAAGGAAATGTATGAAGAGAATTTCTACGGGGGGATTTGGCGTGATTGA
- a CDS encoding PAS domain-containing sensor histidine kinase yields MTPGTDLQSLLMTKLFENSSEAMFFFDRQGKALAMNPAAENIVDKDILKQLYQGNPEALCGTCRGYTSETELRTCLNCYFHTPDSEEFTSYQVYLETKDKGVVPYAATFHTIDDEKGIRVFMLRDLTRQFKTQEKFYQNKMMKHIIEAQENERKRISRELHDSVAQELMSAVIDLRVLKYMTADEQLLKKMKQTEVSMTRLLNDIRNLSVELRPAALDDFGLEAAFRSHFKRVEQTYGLVIDYESRLSEKRYGSEIETVMYRVCQEAVLNALKYAQVDSVKVSLTENDGVLLLRVEDKGTGFNQGDEPDGTGLGLFGMQERAELVGGTFSVDSETGRGTTIILQVPV; encoded by the coding sequence ATGACACCCGGAACGGATCTGCAGAGTCTGCTCATGACGAAGCTGTTTGAGAACAGCTCGGAGGCGATGTTCTTTTTTGACCGGCAAGGGAAAGCCCTGGCCATGAATCCGGCTGCCGAGAACATCGTGGACAAGGATATTCTGAAGCAGCTGTATCAGGGGAATCCTGAGGCGCTTTGCGGGACCTGCCGGGGATACACGAGTGAGACGGAGCTCCGTACCTGCCTCAATTGTTATTTTCATACACCGGACTCCGAGGAGTTCACCTCATACCAGGTCTATCTGGAGACGAAGGATAAGGGGGTTGTCCCTTATGCCGCCACCTTTCACACCATAGATGACGAGAAGGGTATCAGAGTATTTATGCTTAGGGATCTGACCAGACAGTTCAAGACGCAAGAGAAGTTCTACCAGAACAAAATGATGAAGCATATCATTGAGGCGCAGGAGAATGAACGCAAGCGGATCTCCCGGGAGCTGCATGACAGCGTAGCCCAGGAGCTGATGAGTGCCGTGATTGATCTGCGTGTGCTGAAATATATGACAGCGGATGAGCAGCTGCTGAAGAAGATGAAGCAGACCGAGGTCTCCATGACCAGGCTTCTGAATGATATCCGCAACCTTTCGGTAGAGCTTAGGCCGGCTGCTCTGGATGATTTCGGCCTGGAGGCCGCATTCCGGTCGCACTTCAAGCGGGTGGAGCAAACCTATGGCCTGGTGATTGATTATGAGTCCCGGCTCTCCGAGAAACGGTATGGGAGTGAGATTGAAACCGTCATGTACCGTGTGTGCCAGGAAGCGGTGCTGAACGCCCTGAAGTATGCGCAGGTTGACAGTGTTAAAGTTTCCCTTACCGAAAACGACGGTGTGCTGCTGCTTCGGGTAGAGGATAAGGGAACCGGCTTTAATCAGGGTGACGAGCCGGATGGAACCGGACTTGGCCTGTTTGGCATGCAGGAGCGGGCGGAGCTGGTGGGCGGCACCTTCAGCGTAGATTCAGAGACAGGCAGGGGTACGACAATTATTTTACAGGTACCTGTATGA
- a CDS encoding nitrate reductase subunit alpha, which produces MKKKFGLNFFKPVESYSGNWSILEEKNRDWENMYRQRWSHDKVVRTTHGVNCTGSCSWKVFVKNGIITWENQQIDYPSCGPDMPEFEPRGCPRGATFSWYEYSPLRVKYPYIRGKLWRLWQTALQEHDNYVDAWASIVEDPEKASLYKKARGKGGHIRVAWDDALRLISAQLIYTIRKYGPDRIAGFTPIPAMSMVSYASGARFISLLGGQMLSFYDWYADLPPASPQIWGEQTDVPESSDWYNAGYLMMWGSNVPLTRTPDAHFMTEVRYKGTKVVSVAPDLAENVKFADNWLAPNPGSDAALAQAMTHVILQEFYQERQEPMFLNYAKQYTDMPFLILLDPHEDALKGGRFLRASDLGDTSPHSDWKPVIFDEAAGEMMVPNGTMGQRWEEGKKWNLILEREDGRKVQPALTIEGHGEEWTEIVFPFFDNAGNGTFRRMIPARTIVLADGTERYAATVYDLMMSQYGVARTDSPLNAKGYEDESSPYTPAWQEKITTVKASVVVQIAREFAQNSLDTGGRSMIIMGAGINHWFNSDTIYRSILNLVVLTASQGVNGGGWAHYVGQEKCRPIEGWSTVAFAKDWQGPARQQNATSFFYFATEQWRYEESGTDSLKSPTGGEVAYQHPADYNVLAARLGWLPSFPQFNKNSLLFAEEAAQQGKKTNAEIISHTVEEITSRKTRFAVEDPGAPENFPRSLFIWRSNLISSSAKGQEYFMKHLLGASDGLLAEPNEEQKPEEIVWREDVEGKLDLMVALDFRMTTTPLYADVVLPAATWYEKTDLSSTDMHPFVHPFNPAVNPLWESRSDWDIYRQLSEVFSEMAKSQLPGVYKDVVMSPLGHDSISEISQPMGLVKDWAKGEIPAIPGQTMPNFTIVERDYTQIHDKYTSLGPNLATGKAGAHGISFSVAEEYEELKKISGVHYDESIKNGLPKLLTARQAADTILHLSSATNGRVSQKAYAAAEKDSGVELRDISADRAAEKITFQSITAQPREVIPTPVFSGSNKQGRRYSPFTTNIERLVPFRTLTGRQHFYIDHEIFQQFGEALPVYKPTLPPMVFGPRDKEVKGGQDALVLRYLTPHGKWNIHSTYQDNQHMLTLFRGGPTVWINNEDAAAHQIADNDWLEVYNRNGVVTARAVVSHRMPRGTMFMYHAQDKHIQVPGSEITDTRGGSHNAPTRIHLKPTQMVGGYAQLSYGFNYYGPIGNQRDVYVAVRKMKEVNWLEN; this is translated from the coding sequence ATGAAGAAGAAATTCGGCCTTAACTTTTTTAAACCGGTGGAGAGCTATTCCGGGAACTGGTCCATTCTTGAAGAGAAAAACAGAGATTGGGAGAATATGTACCGCCAGCGCTGGTCTCACGATAAAGTAGTGCGCACCACTCACGGAGTCAACTGTACAGGCTCCTGCAGCTGGAAGGTGTTCGTGAAGAACGGAATCATCACCTGGGAGAACCAGCAGATTGACTATCCTTCCTGCGGACCGGATATGCCGGAATTTGAGCCGCGCGGCTGTCCCCGCGGAGCTACCTTCTCCTGGTACGAATACAGCCCGCTGCGCGTGAAATACCCGTATATCCGAGGGAAGCTGTGGCGGCTGTGGCAGACGGCGCTGCAGGAGCATGACAATTATGTCGACGCCTGGGCCAGCATTGTTGAAGACCCTGAGAAGGCAAGCCTGTACAAGAAAGCGCGCGGGAAAGGCGGCCACATCCGTGTGGCCTGGGACGACGCGCTGCGGCTGATCTCCGCACAGCTGATCTATACAATCCGTAAATACGGCCCCGACCGGATCGCCGGCTTCACCCCGATTCCGGCTATGTCGATGGTCAGCTACGCCTCGGGGGCGCGGTTCATCTCCCTCCTCGGCGGCCAAATGCTGAGCTTCTATGACTGGTATGCCGATCTTCCTCCGGCTTCGCCGCAGATCTGGGGGGAGCAGACGGATGTGCCGGAATCTTCGGATTGGTACAACGCCGGTTACCTGATGATGTGGGGCTCTAATGTACCGCTAACCCGGACGCCGGATGCCCACTTTATGACGGAAGTACGCTATAAGGGAACCAAAGTCGTGTCAGTCGCGCCGGATCTCGCCGAGAACGTCAAATTCGCCGACAACTGGCTGGCTCCGAATCCAGGCTCGGACGCGGCGCTTGCCCAGGCCATGACCCATGTCATCCTGCAGGAGTTCTACCAGGAACGCCAGGAGCCGATGTTCCTGAATTATGCGAAGCAATATACAGATATGCCGTTCCTGATTCTGCTTGACCCCCATGAGGATGCCCTGAAGGGCGGACGTTTCCTGCGGGCGAGTGATCTAGGAGATACCTCCCCGCACTCGGACTGGAAGCCGGTCATCTTCGACGAAGCAGCGGGTGAGATGATGGTTCCGAACGGAACCATGGGGCAGCGCTGGGAGGAGGGCAAGAAATGGAACCTGATTCTCGAGCGGGAGGACGGCCGTAAAGTGCAGCCCGCGCTGACCATAGAAGGGCACGGGGAAGAGTGGACGGAAATCGTGTTCCCGTTCTTCGATAATGCGGGCAACGGCACGTTCAGACGGATGATTCCGGCCCGGACAATCGTGCTGGCCGATGGCACAGAACGTTATGCCGCCACAGTCTATGATCTGATGATGAGCCAGTATGGCGTGGCGCGTACAGACAGCCCGCTGAATGCCAAGGGGTATGAGGATGAATCCTCACCGTACACCCCGGCCTGGCAAGAGAAGATTACGACGGTGAAGGCGAGTGTCGTCGTGCAGATTGCCCGCGAATTCGCCCAGAATTCGCTGGATACAGGCGGGCGCTCCATGATCATCATGGGCGCAGGGATCAACCACTGGTTCAACAGTGATACCATCTACCGTTCCATTCTGAATCTGGTGGTGCTGACCGCTTCCCAGGGTGTCAACGGCGGCGGCTGGGCGCATTATGTCGGCCAGGAGAAATGCCGCCCGATTGAAGGCTGGTCAACGGTTGCCTTTGCCAAGGACTGGCAGGGTCCGGCACGCCAGCAGAACGCGACATCCTTCTTCTACTTTGCCACAGAGCAGTGGCGTTATGAGGAGAGCGGCACCGATTCGCTGAAATCACCGACGGGCGGGGAGGTAGCTTACCAGCATCCGGCGGACTACAACGTGCTGGCTGCACGTCTCGGCTGGCTGCCTTCCTTCCCGCAATTTAACAAGAACAGCCTGCTGTTCGCCGAGGAGGCTGCGCAGCAGGGCAAGAAGACGAATGCGGAGATTATCAGCCACACCGTGGAAGAGATCACCTCGCGGAAAACACGGTTTGCCGTGGAAGATCCCGGCGCACCGGAGAACTTCCCCCGCTCCCTGTTCATCTGGCGCTCGAACCTGATCTCCAGCTCCGCCAAGGGGCAGGAATACTTCATGAAGCATCTGCTCGGAGCCTCCGACGGGCTGCTGGCCGAGCCGAACGAGGAACAGAAGCCGGAGGAGATCGTCTGGCGGGAGGATGTGGAAGGCAAGCTTGATCTGATGGTGGCTCTGGATTTCCGGATGACGACTACGCCGCTGTATGCGGATGTTGTCCTGCCGGCTGCAACCTGGTATGAGAAGACCGATTTGTCGTCCACCGACATGCATCCGTTTGTGCATCCGTTCAATCCGGCCGTGAATCCGCTATGGGAATCCCGTTCCGACTGGGATATCTACCGCCAATTGTCAGAGGTATTCTCCGAGATGGCGAAGTCGCAGCTGCCCGGCGTCTATAAGGATGTTGTGATGTCACCGCTGGGCCATGACTCCATCAGCGAGATTTCGCAGCCGATGGGTCTGGTCAAAGACTGGGCCAAGGGCGAAATCCCGGCCATCCCGGGCCAGACCATGCCGAACTTCACGATTGTGGAGCGGGATTACACCCAGATTCATGACAAATACACCTCACTCGGACCGAATCTGGCAACCGGCAAAGCAGGCGCGCATGGCATCAGCTTCTCTGTTGCTGAAGAATACGAGGAGCTCAAGAAGATCAGCGGCGTGCATTACGATGAATCGATTAAGAACGGACTGCCGAAGCTGCTAACCGCCCGTCAGGCCGCAGATACCATTCTTCATCTGTCTTCAGCCACCAACGGCCGCGTATCCCAGAAGGCTTATGCTGCAGCGGAGAAGGATTCAGGTGTAGAGCTGAGGGATATCTCGGCAGACCGGGCAGCCGAGAAAATTACGTTCCAGAGCATTACCGCACAGCCGCGCGAAGTTATTCCGACCCCGGTATTCAGCGGCTCGAACAAGCAGGGACGGCGCTATTCCCCGTTCACCACGAATATTGAACGTCTCGTTCCGTTCCGGACCCTGACGGGAAGACAGCATTTCTACATTGACCATGAAATCTTCCAGCAGTTCGGCGAAGCGCTGCCGGTCTACAAGCCGACGCTGCCTCCGATGGTGTTCGGGCCGCGCGACAAAGAAGTGAAGGGCGGGCAGGATGCCCTGGTTCTGAGATATCTGACACCGCACGGGAAATGGAATATCCACTCGACCTATCAGGATAACCAGCATATGCTGACGTTGTTCCGGGGCGGTCCAACGGTGTGGATCAATAATGAGGATGCCGCGGCCCATCAGATTGCCGATAATGACTGGCTCGAGGTCTATAACCGCAACGGTGTCGTAACGGCACGTGCGGTAGTCAGCCACCGGATGCCGAGAGGCACCATGTTCATGTACCATGCCCAGGACAAGCACATTCAGGTGCCGGGTTCTGAAATTACGGATACGCGCGGAGGAAGCCACAATGCGCCTACCCGGATTCATCTGAAGCCTACCCAGATGGTCGGCGGATATGCACAGCTCAGCTACGGCTTCAACTACTATGGTCCGATCGGCAACCAGCGTGATGTCTACGTAGCCGTCCGCAAAATGAAGGAGGTCAACTGGCTTGAAAATTAA
- a CDS encoding hemerythrin domain-containing protein encodes MPGPSLRQLHAHHAIHQGGLSGAVAKTEEVEELLEAKEFEVAHQAAEHLIEYWETRIISHADAEEDGFYQEMAGKHPGLQDAVLRLARDHDLLRIIVQDVKAMLAEQGLTPEVVHQFHALLVVNAVHSRDEERLLFGE; translated from the coding sequence ATGCCAGGACCCTCACTGCGCCAATTGCACGCCCATCACGCTATACATCAGGGCGGGCTATCCGGCGCTGTAGCCAAGACGGAGGAAGTAGAGGAACTGCTGGAAGCGAAGGAATTCGAAGTGGCGCACCAGGCCGCTGAGCATTTAATCGAGTACTGGGAGACGCGGATTATCAGCCACGCCGATGCGGAGGAAGACGGATTCTATCAGGAGATGGCCGGGAAGCATCCCGGCCTGCAAGACGCAGTTCTCCGGCTTGCACGTGATCATGACTTACTGCGGATTATAGTTCAGGATGTCAAAGCAATGCTGGCGGAACAAGGCCTCACTCCTGAGGTGGTTCACCAGTTCCACGCACTGCTGGTAGTGAACGCGGTTCATAGCCGGGATGAGGAACGTCTTCTGTTCGGGGAGTAG
- a CDS encoding hemerythrin domain-containing protein has translation MPEHAGLKFTVPAMRILENEHRYLSFLMEEWHDIVLWFEGAQPAPEEARAQLHKLRKAVLEFTGPLKKHTVKEETHFFPLLGRYIGFEQGPLVGIQEEHREIDGYIGHFLHHTEGNADLMTLEDIRAAVKDAGEAFEVLTVHFVKEETVIFPMAEHQLSAKDKERLSQQLNTLIT, from the coding sequence ATGCCGGAACATGCAGGGCTCAAGTTTACGGTGCCCGCCATGCGCATTCTTGAGAATGAACACCGCTATTTATCTTTTCTGATGGAAGAATGGCATGATATCGTACTTTGGTTTGAGGGGGCGCAGCCCGCTCCGGAAGAAGCCAGAGCTCAGCTTCATAAGCTGCGTAAGGCGGTTCTGGAGTTTACGGGCCCGCTGAAGAAGCATACCGTGAAGGAAGAAACACATTTTTTTCCGCTGCTGGGCCGTTACATCGGTTTTGAACAAGGGCCGCTGGTCGGCATCCAGGAGGAGCACCGCGAGATTGACGGGTATATAGGACATTTCCTGCATCACACAGAGGGCAATGCTGATCTGATGACGCTTGAGGATATTCGTGCTGCGGTGAAGGATGCAGGGGAAGCCTTTGAGGTGCTGACGGTACACTTTGTCAAAGAAGAGACGGTTATCTTTCCGATGGCTGAGCATCAGCTGAGCGCGAAGGACAAAGAGCGGTTAAGCCAACAGCTGAATACGCTTATTACTTGA